A stretch of candidate division WOR-3 bacterium DNA encodes these proteins:
- the larE gene encoding ATP-dependent sacrificial sulfur transferase LarE produces MNRLLYNKLQRLKKKLKEHRGVVVAFSGGVDSSLLLKVAKEVLGESVIAVTARSETYPSAEFAQAKKIAKMLKCKHLSIRTAELKNKKFINNSVHRCYHCKLELFKQLKKIASRYGYDVIEASNRSDLKDFRPGLKATKRLNIKSPLIEVELKKEEIRSLAKKFNLPNWNKPSMACLASRIPFGTKISREALKRIESAESFLKKYGFIQIRVRDHFPIARIEMHKSDFKKILAHHDKITRYFKKLGYKYVTLDLEGYRSGSLNP; encoded by the coding sequence TTGAATAGGTTGCTTTATAACAAACTGCAGCGTCTTAAAAAGAAGCTGAAAGAACACCGTGGAGTGGTGGTTGCATTTTCAGGCGGGGTTGACTCCAGCCTTCTTCTGAAGGTCGCGAAAGAAGTGCTGGGTGAAAGTGTAATCGCGGTGACCGCGCGTTCAGAAACCTATCCCTCAGCAGAGTTTGCCCAGGCGAAAAAGATTGCAAAGATGTTGAAATGCAAACATCTTTCCATCCGAACCGCAGAACTGAAAAACAAGAAATTCATAAACAACTCCGTGCACAGATGTTATCATTGTAAACTCGAACTCTTCAAACAGCTCAAAAAAATAGCCTCCAGATATGGTTATGACGTGATTGAAGCGAGCAATCGATCCGATTTAAAAGACTTCCGTCCCGGTTTGAAAGCAACGAAGAGATTGAATATAAAATCACCCCTGATAGAAGTGGAATTGAAAAAAGAAGAAATCCGCAGCCTGGCTAAGAAATTCAATCTTCCCAACTGGAACAAACCATCCATGGCATGTCTTGCTTCAAGAATCCCTTTTGGAACGAAAATCAGCAGGGAAGCTCTGAAGCGGATTGAATCCGCCGAGTCATTCCTGAAAAAATACGGATTCATCCAGATAAGGGTGCGCGACCATTTTCCGATAGCCCGTATCGAGATGCATAAATCAGATTTCAAAAAAATTCTTGCCCACCACGATAAAATCACCAGATATTTCAAAAAACTGGGGTACAAATACGTCACCCTTGATCTGGAAGGATATAGAAGCGGCAGCCTCAATCCCTGA